Proteins from one Anaerohalosphaeraceae bacterium genomic window:
- a CDS encoding magnesium transporter, whose translation MEPKDPIYHSVMTIAGRDITELHEKWTVRQALEDIRSRQLGDRIMYFYVVDADRRLVGVIPTRRLLTAPLEERLSEIMIRDVITIPHTATVFDACELFAIHRFLALPVVNDKQQIVGVVDVGMFTDEIFSVAERERIAEVFEIIGFRVSQLRNASPLRAFRVRFPWLTATIASGTICALLVGVYELTLAKTLVLAFFLTLVLGLGESVSMQSMTVTIQALRSMRPTLRWYLSSLVREAGTSLLLGAACGLAVGMIVWLWRGAGLPALVIGGSILLSLSTACFLGLSIPALLHALKLDPKVAAGPITLALADIFTILIYFTLASILL comes from the coding sequence CCCAAAGACCCCATTTATCATTCTGTGATGACGATTGCCGGGCGGGACATTACCGAACTGCATGAGAAATGGACCGTTCGGCAGGCGCTGGAGGACATCCGAAGCCGTCAGCTGGGCGACCGAATTATGTATTTTTATGTGGTGGATGCGGACCGACGCCTGGTTGGTGTGATTCCAACCCGGCGGCTCCTGACAGCGCCGCTGGAGGAACGGCTGTCTGAAATTATGATTCGCGATGTCATAACGATTCCGCATACGGCGACGGTTTTTGATGCCTGTGAGCTGTTTGCGATTCATCGGTTTCTGGCCCTTCCGGTGGTTAACGACAAACAGCAGATTGTCGGGGTAGTGGACGTCGGCATGTTTACGGACGAAATCTTTAGCGTGGCGGAACGCGAGCGGATTGCCGAAGTCTTCGAAATCATCGGCTTTCGGGTCTCGCAGCTGCGGAATGCCTCCCCGCTTCGGGCCTTTCGGGTTCGCTTTCCCTGGCTGACGGCCACCATCGCCAGCGGTACGATTTGTGCCCTGCTGGTTGGTGTGTATGAACTGACGTTGGCCAAGACTCTTGTGCTGGCCTTCTTTTTGACCCTTGTGCTGGGGCTGGGCGAGAGTGTGAGCATGCAGTCGATGACGGTCACCATCCAGGCCCTGCGTTCGATGCGTCCGACCCTTCGCTGGTATCTGTCTTCGCTGGTTCGTGAGGCGGGCACATCCCTTCTGCTCGGGGCGGCCTGCGGGCTGGCCGTGGGAATGATTGTCTGGCTTTGGCGCGGTGCCGGACTGCCGGCCTTGGTTATCGGCGGCAGCATCCTTCTGTCGCTTTCTACGGCTTGTTTTCTCGGCTTGAGCATTCCGGCCCTCCTGCACGCCCTGAAACTGGACCCCAAAGTCGCCGCCGGCCCGATTACGCTGGCATTGGCGGATATCTTTACCATTCTGATTTATTTTACGCTGGCGTCTATTCTTTTGTGA